The genomic segment CCGAGGCGACTCGCGAACCACCCTGCCGGAGGCGGCGGAAGGCCACAGCCAGCACCACACCGGCCAGCAGCAGCGAGCCGAGGACGACGACCAGGACAAAACCGTGCTGCTGCAGGACGGACAGGACGGGGGAGGGGACGGTGAGCAGCACGGTCACGCCGACGGCGATCAGCACGAGCTGCCCGGCCGTGCGCTCGAGCACGACGGCCCGCACGCTCTTGGCCACGTCACCCTCGTCGCGCCCGTGCTGCACCGCGCGGTCCACGTCGCCGAGCACCCCGCCCGGCAGCGCGGCGTTGAGGAACAGCGCCTTGTAGTAGTCGGCCACCGCCGTACGGAAGGAAAGCCGCAGGCCCAGGCCGCGCGCCACCAGGCACCAGCGCCAGGCGCTGAAAACCGTGGTGGCGACGCCGATCGCGAAGGCCAGCGTGAGCGCCGGGCCGTCGATCACCCGCAGGCCGTCGACGAAGGCGCCGGTGCCGAGCTTCCACAGCAGGAAGACCAGGATCCCGGCCCCGCCCAGAATCCGTGCCCAAGCCCAGATACGCCCCACGTCGCCGTTCCCTTCGTCGCGCCCGTCTTCCCCTAGTACGCCGGGGCGGGCACAAAGGGTTCAGTCAAAGGTCGCCAAAAGATCGACATGTCCGACCGACGCGCTCGGCAACGACGCCAGCCGGCCCTTCAGATAGCCGTCCAGATCGAGCGAAGGCTGCTGCTCGGAGGCCGCGCCGACCCAGCCCCGGAGCCACTCGGCGGTCAGTTCCGGGTGCCCGTTCCCCAGCCGCCACGGGCTCGGGCGGGTGACCACCGTCGCACCGGCCCGCTCGAAGGCCTTCCCCGCGTACGCCGGAGCGTCCGGGCCGAGCAGGCGGCGCTCACCGGTGACCCGCCGCTGGTGCTCGTCGAACGCCTCGGCGATCGTGGCATCCAGCGGGTCGGCCGGGTCTAGGCGCACGTCCCCGGCCACCGAGAGGGTGAACAGGGCCGGCACCCGGGCCGCGGCCAGCGTCGCCACCAGCGCGTCGATCTCGCCTTCGGTCAACAGGTCGAGCAGTGCCGAACAGGTGACCAGGTCGGTGCCGTCGAGCTGCTCGGGGGTGAGGGAGGTCACGTTGCTGAGCGCGCCCTCGACGCTGACGTCCGGGATCCGTACGTGGGCCGTCGCGTAGTGCAGCAGCTTGGGGTCGAGGTCGGTCAGGATCCAGTGCTGCGGCTTGGGCAGGCGCGGCGCGAGCCAGCGGGCCATCGAGCCGGTGCCGCAACCCAGGTCGCGGATGACGTGGATGTCGGCCGGCAACAGCGCCACCAGGTCGGCCGCGCGGGCCTCGGCGTCGGCGGGTTCGCGCAGACCGAGCCAGGACTCACTGAACTCACCGGTCATCGGGGGTCTCCTTCACAGATGGCGGACAGTGCGGAGGCGGTTGCGGACCAGGTCGGGAGGGTCTCCCGGCGGGCCCGGGCGGCGGCGCGCAGGCGATACCGCAGCGCACCGTCGGTGAGCCAGGACCGCAGCGCGGCGGTCAGGGCGGGCCGGTCGTCAGGTGGGATCAGCAGGCCGGGGCGGGTGCCGTCCGGGGCCGTGCCGAGCGCCTCGGGCACGCCGCCGACGGCTGTGGCCAGCACCGGAACCCCACGGGCGAGCGCCTCGGTGACCACCATCCCGTACGTCTCGGCCCGTGACGGGAGGACCAGAAGATCCGCTTCCCCGTACGCCGCGTCGAGCGCGGCCCCGTGCAACGCGCCCACGAAGCGCAGCCGCGAGTCCTCGTACGGGACCGGTTTGATCAACGCCCCGGCCAGCGTGCACTGCCAGTCGAGCCCGGCCAGGTCGTTCTGCAGCGCGCCGACCAGCAGGTCCTGACCCTTGCGGGGGGTCACCGCGGCCACGCAGAGCAGCCGGCGGCCGGTCGGGTCGGGCTCGGCCGGCGGCGCCGGGTCGACGCCGGGCCGGGCAACCTCCACCCGTACGAGGTCATGCATGGTTCTGACCCGGTCGGCAGCGGACTGGCTGGTCGCGACCACTGTCGTGGCCAGGTGCACCGCCCGCTTCTCCCGGGCGCGCAGTTCGTCCGCCGTGGCCGGATCGAGCCCTGTCTCGTCGCTCAGGGGCAGGTGCACGAGCATGATCAGGCGAAGCCGGGCCGCATGCGGTTCGAGAATCTCGGGCACACCGCAGCCGACCAGGCCGTCGATCAGCACGTCGGACATGTCCGGGATGTCGGTGAGGGCGGTCTGCAGGGCCTTGCGGGCGGCGGTGCCGGGGGCCGGCCAGTCACCGACGATTGCGATCTCGTGCACGTCGGGCAGCAGCGACAGCACCGCACGGTCGTAACGGTTGCCGCCGCTGGGCGCCGCCGGGTCGTCGACGCCGCCCGGCAGCACCGCCCACAAGGTCACAGGTCGCGCTCGTACGAGGCCCAGGCGATGTGCGACTCGTGCAGCGTCACCGTGATGCCCGTCAGGCCGGCCGCACCCGCGCCCAGGTCACCCGCGGCCACCTTGGCGGCCAGCCGGTCGGCGATCAGCTTGGCCAGGAACTCGGTCGACGTGTTGATGCCCAGGAAGTCGGGCTCGTCGTCGAGGTTGCGGTAGCTGAGCCCGCCGCAGATCGCCTTGAGCTGCTCGCCGGCGGCGCCGATGTCCACGACGATGTTGTCGTCGTCCAGCTCGGGCCGGCGGAAGGTGGCGTCGACCACGAAGGTCGCGCCGTGCAGCTTCTGCGCCGGTCCGTAGACCTCGCCGGTGAAGCTGTGCGCGATCATGATGTGGTCGCGGACGGTGACGCTGAACAAGGGCTACTCCTCGGGGTAGTCGATCACGTGGCAGAGGGCCGGAAGGCTACCGTCCGCGAGGCGGGGCAGCACCTCGGGCAGCTCGGCGAAATCGGAGTGCCCGGTGACGAAAGCGTCGAACCGCTCGTCCCGGAGCAGCTCCAGCGAGAGCGCCAGCCGCTCGGCGTACGTGCGGCCGCGGCCCGGCACGATCCCACCGACCTGGCTGCCCCGGATGGTCAGCCGCCGCGAGTGGAAGAACTCGCCCAGCGGCACGCTGACCTGTTGATCGCCGTACCAGCTGAGCTCGACGACCGTGCCCTCGGCGCGCGCCAGCTCCAGCGACCGGGTCAGCCCGGCCGGGGTCGCACTGGCGTGGATCACCAGGTCGCAGTCGCCCAGTGCCCGATCCGGGGTGGCGAAGCCGGCGCCCAGCCGCGCGGCCAGTTCCGCGCGGCTCTCGTCGACGTCGACGAGCTGCAGCCGTACGCCGGGGAAGCGCGCGAGGATCGCCGCCGCACAACCACCCACCATGCCCCCGCCGACCACCGCGATCCGGTCCCCGACCAGCGGCCGGGCGTCCCACAGGGCGTTGACCGCGGTCTCCACCGTGCCCGCGAGAACAGCCCTGTGCGCGGGCACACCCTCGGGCACGACAGAAACCATCGTGACAGGTGCGACAAATCGGGTCTGGTGGGTAAAAAGACTGAAGACGGTGCGACCGACCAGCTCATCCGGGCCCTGTTCGACGACACCGACGTTGAGATAGCCGTATTTGACGGGGGCGGGGAAATCGCCCTCCTGGAAGGGGGCGCGCATCACCGGCCACTGACTCTCGGGCACCCGCCCGGCGAACACGAGCGTCTCGGTTCCCCTGCTCACACCGGTGTGCAGCGTACGGACAAGCACCTCGTCGTCGCCCGGCGCGCCCACCCTCACCGGGCGGATCTCACCCCGCCCCGGCGCGGCGATCCAGAACGCGTACGCGTCACTCGTCATGGGTTCTTCCCTCCGCCCGCTGAACCGAACGCCGTCGAGACGCGTGTTAAGCGCTGACGACGGCAACCATACGCGGCGGCCGATCTTGCAAATGGAGGCCACGGTGACATCAGTAACCGCACCCGCCGGCACCGGCTCCTCGCGTGCCCCGGTGGTCGGACTGGCCGCCCAACTCGCCCTGCTGGCCCTGCTGGGCAGCACCCTGGGCCTCACCCCGACCGGCCTGATCGCCGGCGCGGCCTACGGGCTGGCCCTGTGCGGCCTACTCGGCGCGGGCCTCGACCGCGCCGGCATGACCCAGATCGGCCCGGCCAACGCCGTCACCCTGGCCCGCGCCATCCTGGTCGGCGGCGTGACCGCGATGGTGGTCACCTCATTCGTGCAGCCGGTCAACACGGCGGCCCTGGTCACCATCGCCGGCGTCGCCCTGGCCCTCGACGGCGTCGACGGCCAGGTGGCCCGCCGCACCGGCAACACCACGGCGCTGGGCGCCCGCTTCGACATGGAAATCGACGCCTTCCTGATCCTGGTGCTCAGCGTCTACGCAGGCGACCGCTTCGGGTGGTGGTGGGTCGCGATCGGAGCCTTCAGGTACGCGTTCGTGGCCGCGGCGTTCTTCGCCCCCTGGCTCAACGCCGCCCTGCCGCCCCGCTTCTCCCGCAAAGTCGTCGCCGCGCTGCAGGGCATCGTGCTGGCCCTGGTCACCGCCGACCTGCTGCCCACAGTCCTGACCCTGGCCGCGCTCACGGTGGCGTTGGGCTCGCTGACCTGGTCCTTCGGCCGGGACTCGCTGTGGCTGTACCGGGCGTCCCGCATCCGCGCCGCGGCCCGGGAACGGTGGGGCGCGCCGCAGCGGAGGCCCGCACTGGTCCACTGAGCCGGAACTACTCCGCGCCCGCCGCGAACAGCTTCCCCGCGGCGGGCGCCATATTGGCCCGGTGTTTTCGTCAAGCCGGCGGCTTTCGCCCGGCGGCTCAGCTTCAACTCAACCGGGTCATCGGTGCCGCTCTTAAAAGCCTTCTTACCGAAACTCCCATGCGGCCTTCGCCCCATTGGGCCGTGACCGTAAACAAGTTGAATCCCGCGTAGCGGCCCAAATTCCGGATCTAACCGCGACCACCGAGTGAGGAGTTGCAGCTAGCTCGGGTGGACGACGGCTCGGAGTGGTCACCGCGACCAGAGTCCCACCGTGGCCGAAGCACCTTCGTCAACCCTCTGAGCGGGAGAAACAAACCTGAGGGCGACTCCTTGAATCCGGTGGGCGAATGTAAGCGACCACGCGGAGACCCCATTGTGGGTCGCCCGTGGTGCCTCTCGTTCGCTCACCGGATATAGAGGGTCACCTTAAGGGCATTGCTTTCGCCGGTGGGTCTCCAGGTCGTCGTCCGCCCGAGCTAGCTGCAACGGGCAGGCCGGACTATCGGGGTATTTCGGTTTCGGAGCAGGGTTTCTTCCGATGGTTGCGGCTCTGGCGTGGCTGGCTTCCCCGGTCCCAGCCCTGCCGGCCGCACCTTCTTTCACTCCGGGAGGTGCACCCTCGATGTGGCCTCGTGGGCGTCGAACACGTCGGGGTGCAGGATGGCGGCTATCGCTTCCACGCCGTCGACCAGGCGGGGGCCGGGGCGGACGATGAGGCCGTCGGCGTCGAGCGCCCACACCTGGGCGTCGGGGAAGTGGGGGGCCACCTGCCGGGCCTGTTCGATCGCGCCGCCCAGGTGGAAACCGCACGGCGTGACCAGGACGATGTCGGGGGCAGCGGCGATCAGTTCCGCGTACGTGGTCTCGACGGAACGTTTGCCCGCGTGGGCGGCCACCGGTTCGCCGCCTGCCGCGGTCACCAGGTCGGGCACCCAGTGGCCCGCGGTGAACGGAGGGTCGACCCACTCCACGATCGCCACGCGGGGCCGGGGCCGCCCGGCGACGGCGGCGGCGACGCGGGCCAGGCGGTCGCGCAGGGCGGTGATCAGCGCCGATGCCCGGTCCGGCACGCCGGCCGCCGCGCCCACCTCGGCGATCGTCTGCAGCACCTCGTCCAGGCTGTACGGGTCCAGGGAGACCACGTCGGCGCGGCAGCCCAGATGGTCGAGGGCGTCGGTGACGTGGCCCGACGGCAGCGCGCACACCCGGCACAGGTCCTGCGTCAGGATCAGGTCGGGGTCGAGGCCGGCCAGCGCGTCGGCGTGCAGGGTGTAAAGGTCACCGCCGTCCGCGAGGCGGCCCCGGACGTACGCGTCGATCTCGCCGGGGGTCATGCCGCGGGTGTCCTTGCCGCCGACCACCACCGTCTTCTCCTGGCGGGCCGATGGGGGTTCGTCGCACTCGAAGGTCACGCCGACGAGCTGGTCGCCCAGGTCGAGCGCGTAGACGATCTCGGTGGCCGAGGGCAGCAGGGAAACCAGGCGCATGCTTCCAGTGTCCCGCGGGGGTCGGCCGAAAGTCGTAGCGGCCGGGCCGGATCTGGTCCGCGGGCAGATGTCATCTTCTTCCGGCCCGTCGATGCTGGTCCTACCGACTTGGCAGGGGGAAGAACGATGACGACGGCACCGCTCGAGCACACGGACGTGATCGTCCTGGATTATCTCGCCGCGCTGTGGGCGCAGAGCGATGACCTCGCGCCCGAGTTGCGTGACGAGCTGATGACGACGGTGGCCGACTACATCGCCATGCGCCGCACCTCGCCGTCGTCGCCGATCGACGACCCGGCCGAGATCCTGCGCCGGTTAGGGCCGCCGGAGGCGCTGGTGGCGGCGGCTCGGCGCGGTCACGTGCCGCCGCACCTGAAGTTGCCCGCCCTGATCCCGCCGCCTCCCCCGCCGGCCGCCACCGGTGGGGGAGCGGTGCGGGGTGGGGCCGCCGAGTACACGGCGGTCGGGTTGATGACGGCGGGCGCGTTCGTGCTGCCGGGGGTCGGGCCGTTCGTGGGGATGCTGATGGCCAGTGCTTCCCCGCAGTGGACGCCCGCCGAGAAGGCGACCGGCTGGTTCATCACGATCGGGTCGGGCACCGCCGCCCTCGCCGCGGCGTTCTTCTTCGCGGTGGCGGGTTCGGGTTCGGCGGCGGCCCTGCTGTTCGTCTACATGCTGGCGGTCGGCGGCTCACTCTTCGCCGGCCTGCGCATGCTCGACGCCCTGCGCCGCAAGTAGCAGCCGCGGCCGGGCCGGTCTGACCGCCCTGCGCCGCAAGTAGGAGCCGCGGCCGGGCCGGTCTGACCGCCCTGCGCCGCAAGTAGCAGCCGCGGCCGGGCCGGTCTGACCGCCCTGCGCCACCGGTAGCGGCCCTCGGGCGGGCCGGTGGCGTGCGGGGACCGGCCCGCGCCGCGGGTAGCGGCCCTCGGTCAGGCCGGCTGGGTGCGGCGGCCGGCCTGGTCGATGATCTCGTCGATCACCTGGGCCCAGACGGCCGCGGGCGGGAACTCGTGGCCGACCCCCTCGAGCCACACCAGCCGGGAGCCGGGGATCTGGTCGCACAGCTTCTGCGCGTGCGGCGCCGGGACCAGCGGGTCCAGCGTGCCGTGCAGGATCAGCGTGGGCGCGGTGAGCTCGTGCAGGCGATCGCCCACGGGCGGGCCGCCGGCGCAGCGGAAATGGTTCGTCTGAGCCGCGGCCATGTTGTGCGTACGGTCGAAGACGCGCTCGGCCAGGCGGCGCAGGTGCGGGTCGTCGGCGGTGAACGGGCCACCCAGGCGGCGGGCGGCGGCCACGATGCCTTCGACTGCGGAGCGGCGGTCCGTCCACTGCGGCTCGGCGTCGGACGGCCGGACCCCGTACGGGGAAAGGGACGCGCTGGTGGCGATCAACGTGAGCGACAGCACCCGGTGCGGGCGCTCGACGGCGATGCGCTGTGCGAGCACGCCCCCCATGGACAGGCCGACCAGGTGGGCCCGATGCACGCCGAGCGCGTCGAGCACGCCCAGCGCGTCGTGCGAAAGGTCCACATCGGAGTAGGGCGGCGCGCCGGCCGGGAACGACGTCGACCGGCCGGTGTCGCGATGGTCGTAGCGGATCACGTAGCGCCCGCCCGCGGCCAGGCGGCGGCAGAACTCGTCGTCCCACCAGTCCATCGAGCCGGTCGCCCCCGCGATGAGCAGCAACGCCGGGTCGCCGGGCTCGCCGAACGTCTCCACGCACAGCTCGATGCCGTTGACCGGCATCATCGTCTCGGTCACCACCTGCTCATTGTCCGGCATCACACTTGACAGGCAGGTTAAAACCAGATCACTCAACCGTGCCGGTCCGTTGTGAAATGACCGGTCCGGTGCGCGGAGTGTGCTGGGATGTGCGGGTGCTTCCGGACCTGAGCGAATTCACGCCGCACCGGACGGTGTTCGACGCCCCGTTCGAGGGTGAGCCCGTGCCCGGTCTGCGCGCCGACTACTTCCGCCGCGCCGAGGGTGACCGGATCGCGACCGTCGGACGCTACTCGATCGGCGGTCGCGACCTGCTGATGGCGTGGGGTTACGTGGACGAGGAGCACTGCCGGCACAACGCCGTCCGCGATCCCGGTGGCGGATGGCACGAGCCGGCCGACGGCTGCCCCGACGTCGAACTGGTGCGCGACGGCCAGGCCGTGGTGGGCCTGGCCGTGCGGGCACCGTCGGGGACGTGGATCAGGCCTTGACCGGTGCTGTCGTCGCACGGGCGTGCCGGCGGACCACGCGCAGCGAGACGGCGGTCAGGGCAAGGGCGATCACGAACAGCGACAGGTGCAGGTACGGGTGGGCGATCGGCGCGAAGCCGATGATCGCGACCGGGATCTGCACGACGGCGACGAGGCCGGCCAGCCACCACCGGTTGCCGCCGCTCCACAGCAGGGCCGTCCACACCGGCGCGGAGACCAGGACCAGGGTGAGGGCGTCGAGCAGGGCGTGCATCGCCGCGTTGTGCACGGCGTTGTGGGCGAAGGCCTGCGCCGGCGTGGCGATCCAGAGACCGGCGAGGACGAGGGCGAGGACGGCGGCGGCACGACGCATGGGATCCTCCAGCGTGATGGGACCGTTGCTCTGTGTCATTACCGTACGGAACGTGACTCAGCGCCGTAAAGCTTCACTCACGAAGTCCATCCCGGCGGGCAGGCAACGCGACCAGTAGCCGAAGTTGTGCCGGCCGTCGGCGAACGATCCCGCGGCGGGCGGCTCGGGCAGGGCCTTCGCGAGCGCGCGCACGTCGTCGAGCAACCCGTCCTGACGACCGCACCACAGACCCACCTTCGTGCCCCGGAGCCGCGGGGCCGCGGTGAAGATCTCATCCCCTTCCCGTACGGCGGGGGACAGCGCGACCACCGCCCGCGCGAAACCTGGGTCCGCCTCGGCCAGCAGCAGCGAGCCGTAGCCACCCATCGACCAGCCCAGCAGCGCGATCCGCGACGTGTCGAAGCCACGCTGCGCACACCAGCGGGGGATCTCCTCGTGCACCATCCGCTGCGGGTCGTCGCCGGCGTGGGGACGCCACTGCAGACGGTCGCCGGTCGCGCCGGCCAGCACGAACGGGGCCTTGCCCCGGCGTACCGCATCGGTCAGGAAACGGCCCAGGCCGAGCGCGGGAAAATCGGCGGCCGTCTTGGAGGCGCCGTGCAGCACCAGGCAGACGGGCAGGCCCCGGCCGGATCCGTGACCCGCCGGCACCGCCGTGTAGAAGTCGACGATCCGCCCGCGCGCGCGTGACTCACGCTTGTCGAGCCGCTCGTCACCCACCGGGGCGTACGGGATGACCGGCTCGGATCCGTCCGATCGGCTGCGATATCCCACCAGTCCGGCGGCCGCCCCGACGGTTGCGCCGACCGCCAGCAATGTTCGTCGTCTCATCGTCACCCACAACGGCGATCGCCTGTCTTGCGTGACGTTCCTACGCTCACGACGTGCGCAGACTCGCGGTGGTGCTGGTTCTGCTGGCCCTGCTGCTGGACGGTTTCGGTCCGGTCCCGCCGGCGTCGGCGCAGGAGGCCGTGGTGACCCGGACACTCGCCCTCGCGCGCGGCTCCGACCGCCCCCTGCCGACCACGCTCTGGTATCGCGGGCACCTCACCGGCCGGCACCCGATCATCCTGTTCAGCCACGGCCTGGGCGGGCTGCCGCGGCAGTTCGCGCCGCTGGCCGCGGGCTGGGCCGAGGCGGGCTACGTGGTGGCCGCGCCGGCCTACCCGCACACGAACGGCCTGGTCCGTGTCGACCGGCGCGACATTCCTCAGCAGCATCTGGACGCGGCGTACGTGATCGAGGCCGTGCGGGCGCTGGACCGTGCGGCGGGCGACCCGCTGGCCGGGCGCCTCGACGTGAACCGGGTGGGCGCCGTCGGGTTCTCGGCCGGGGGCACCACCACGCTGGGGCTGTTCGGGCCGGGGCATCCGGCCTACCTGCGGGCCGGGGTGACGATCAGCGGGCGCCGCCCGGCGACCTTCGGCGGGCCACCGGCGCCCCTGCTGTTCCTGCACGGCGATCGCGACCGGGTCGTGCCGCTGCGGGCCGGGCGGGAGGCCTACCGGCTGGCACCCCCGTCGAAACAGTTCGTGATCGTCCGCGGCGGCCGTCACGGAGAGTTCCTCCGCCCCGGTGGCCCTCAGTACGGCCGGGTGTCCGCCCAGATTCTGGCGTTCCTGCAGGCGAACGTCCCGCTCGCCGGGCTTTAGAACTTCTACCCGGAGTGATACGCGCGGCTGCTTTACTCGTCCGTTCGGCCAGGGTAATACTCTGAGTAATGTTGCTTAAGGTGCATCTGTGCGCCTCTTACATATTCCCGTGACCGCTGCTGTCACTCTCAGTATTGCTGGCTTTTCTTACTCTCAGTACGACGTGCGAGGGGCGGAGGAGAAGGCGCGAGCCGCCGCCGACAAGGCCACCTGCCGCGCGGTGAACTCCGCGATCGTGGCCTTCGCCGGCGTCAGCGGGGACGCCCCGAAGTCGATCACCGAACTCAAGGGGTATCTGGACGGCGACATCTCGGCCTACCGGATCGTCGGCGGCAAGGCGGCTGGGCCCGGCTGCTCCTGAAGCCTGAGGGGGCGGCGACCCGCCCGATGTGGCTGTGCATGCCAGTTCCGGATCCGGCTTCGCCGAGCTGCGGGAGGCGTACGGGAAACTTCTTCTGCCTGAGAAGCAACCCCCGACGGGTCCTGGTTGTCCTGAGAGGATGAAGGCGACCAGGGGAGACGACGGGGATGGCGGGAGCGGGGTTCGACGACTTCGTGCGCAGCCGATCGACGGGGCTGCTGCGGGTCGCGTACCTGCTGACCGGGGACCGGCACGCCGCCGAGGATCTGCTGCAGGAAGTGCTCGAGCAGATGTACGTGCGCTGGCGGCGGATCGAGGGCGCCCCGGAGGCGTACGCGCGCAAGGCCCTGGTCAACCGGGCGACGAACCGCTGGCGGTGGCGGGCCCGGCGGCCGGAGACGCCGCTGGGCGCCGAGCACGAACGGGCGGGCCGCGACCACGGGGACGTCGTGGCGATCCGGGAAGTGGTGCTCGGGGCGCTGCGTGACCTGCCGCCCCGGCAGCGGGCCGCCGTCGTGCTGCGCTACCTGGACGATCTGCCGGTGCACGAGGTCGCGGAGGCGCTGGGCTGCAGTGAGGGCACGGTCAAGAGCAACGCGTCGCGCGGGCTCGACCGGCTCAAGCAGGTGCTCGGGCCGTCCCTGGTCACCGATGGGGGAGAGCGATGACCGACACCGACGTCCGGGACGTGCTGGCCCGGGCCACCGACCACCTCAGCCCGGCGCCCGACCTGCTCGACCGGGTGCGTACGCGGGGTCGCCGGCGGGTCGTCCGGCGCCGGACCGTGCTGGGCGGGGCCCTGGCGGTGGTGGCCGCGGCGGGTGCGGCGCCGGCCCTGAGCGGCAACCGGACCGAGCCGCGCAGGGTGACCCGGGGTGACCTGGCCGGGGATGCGGCGCTGCTGGAACGGATGCGCGCGGCCTGGCAGGCGGCGATGCCGCACGCCACCGGCGAGATCACCGTGCGGTGGGCCGGCACGACCGCGGCCGGGCCGGT from the Paractinoplanes abujensis genome contains:
- a CDS encoding lysylphosphatidylglycerol synthase transmembrane domain-containing protein produces the protein MGRIWAWARILGGAGILVFLLWKLGTGAFVDGLRVIDGPALTLAFAIGVATTVFSAWRWCLVARGLGLRLSFRTAVADYYKALFLNAALPGGVLGDVDRAVQHGRDEGDVAKSVRAVVLERTAGQLVLIAVGVTVLLTVPSPVLSVLQQHGFVLVVVLGSLLLAGVVLAVAFRRLRQGGSRVASAVRTGAAEIRTGLLARRNWPIVTLASVVVLVGHLATFVVAARAAGSTASLTRLAPLMLLALLAMSLPLNIGGWGPREAVTAWAFGAAGLSATQGLTTAVVYGLFAFVAALPGAVVILTRAAVKLRGVAAVRVAAPISPVPYGVAAAPVSPEMVLGRELARAGA
- a CDS encoding class I SAM-dependent methyltransferase, which encodes MTGEFSESWLGLREPADAEARAADLVALLPADIHVIRDLGCGTGSMARWLAPRLPKPQHWILTDLDPKLLHYATAHVRIPDVSVEGALSNVTSLTPEQLDGTDLVTCSALLDLLTEGEIDALVATLAAARVPALFTLSVAGDVRLDPADPLDATIAEAFDEHQRRVTGERRLLGPDAPAYAGKAFERAGATVVTRPSPWRLGNGHPELTAEWLRGWVGAASEQQPSLDLDGYLKGRLASLPSASVGHVDLLATFD
- a CDS encoding glycosyltransferase family 4 protein, translating into MTLWAVLPGGVDDPAAPSGGNRYDRAVLSLLPDVHEIAIVGDWPAPGTAARKALQTALTDIPDMSDVLIDGLVGCGVPEILEPHAARLRLIMLVHLPLSDETGLDPATADELRAREKRAVHLATTVVATSQSAADRVRTMHDLVRVEVARPGVDPAPPAEPDPTGRRLLCVAAVTPRKGQDLLVGALQNDLAGLDWQCTLAGALIKPVPYEDSRLRFVGALHGAALDAAYGEADLLVLPSRAETYGMVVTEALARGVPVLATAVGGVPEALGTAPDGTRPGLLIPPDDRPALTAALRSWLTDGALRYRLRAAARARRETLPTWSATASALSAICEGDPR
- a CDS encoding 6-pyruvoyl trahydropterin synthase family protein — encoded protein: MFSVTVRDHIMIAHSFTGEVYGPAQKLHGATFVVDATFRRPELDDDNIVVDIGAAGEQLKAICGGLSYRNLDDEPDFLGINTSTEFLAKLIADRLAAKVAAGDLGAGAAGLTGITVTLHESHIAWASYERDL
- a CDS encoding zinc-dependent alcohol dehydrogenase; this translates as MTSDAYAFWIAAPGRGEIRPVRVGAPGDDEVLVRTLHTGVSRGTETLVFAGRVPESQWPVMRAPFQEGDFPAPVKYGYLNVGVVEQGPDELVGRTVFSLFTHQTRFVAPVTMVSVVPEGVPAHRAVLAGTVETAVNALWDARPLVGDRIAVVGGGMVGGCAAAILARFPGVRLQLVDVDESRAELAARLGAGFATPDRALGDCDLVIHASATPAGLTRSLELARAEGTVVELSWYGDQQVSVPLGEFFHSRRLTIRGSQVGGIVPGRGRTYAERLALSLELLRDERFDAFVTGHSDFAELPEVLPRLADGSLPALCHVIDYPEE
- a CDS encoding CDP-alcohol phosphatidyltransferase family protein translates to MTSVTAPAGTGSSRAPVVGLAAQLALLALLGSTLGLTPTGLIAGAAYGLALCGLLGAGLDRAGMTQIGPANAVTLARAILVGGVTAMVVTSFVQPVNTAALVTIAGVALALDGVDGQVARRTGNTTALGARFDMEIDAFLILVLSVYAGDRFGWWWVAIGAFRYAFVAAAFFAPWLNAALPPRFSRKVVAALQGIVLALVTADLLPTVLTLAALTVALGSLTWSFGRDSLWLYRASRIRAAARERWGAPQRRPALVH
- a CDS encoding ABC transporter substrate-binding protein yields the protein MRLVSLLPSATEIVYALDLGDQLVGVTFECDEPPSARQEKTVVVGGKDTRGMTPGEIDAYVRGRLADGGDLYTLHADALAGLDPDLILTQDLCRVCALPSGHVTDALDHLGCRADVVSLDPYSLDEVLQTIAEVGAAAGVPDRASALITALRDRLARVAAAVAGRPRPRVAIVEWVDPPFTAGHWVPDLVTAAGGEPVAAHAGKRSVETTYAELIAAAPDIVLVTPCGFHLGGAIEQARQVAPHFPDAQVWALDADGLIVRPGPRLVDGVEAIAAILHPDVFDAHEATSRVHLPE
- a CDS encoding HAAS signaling domain-containing protein, with amino-acid sequence MTTAPLEHTDVIVLDYLAALWAQSDDLAPELRDELMTTVADYIAMRRTSPSSPIDDPAEILRRLGPPEALVAAARRGHVPPHLKLPALIPPPPPPAATGGGAVRGGAAEYTAVGLMTAGAFVLPGVGPFVGMLMASASPQWTPAEKATGWFITIGSGTAALAAAFFFAVAGSGSAAALLFVYMLAVGGSLFAGLRMLDALRRK
- a CDS encoding alpha/beta fold hydrolase, whose translation is MTETMMPVNGIELCVETFGEPGDPALLLIAGATGSMDWWDDEFCRRLAAGGRYVIRYDHRDTGRSTSFPAGAPPYSDVDLSHDALGVLDALGVHRAHLVGLSMGGVLAQRIAVERPHRVLSLTLIATSASLSPYGVRPSDAEPQWTDRRSAVEGIVAAARRLGGPFTADDPHLRRLAERVFDRTHNMAAAQTNHFRCAGGPPVGDRLHELTAPTLILHGTLDPLVPAPHAQKLCDQIPGSRLVWLEGVGHEFPPAAVWAQVIDEIIDQAGRRTQPA
- a CDS encoding alpha/beta hydrolase-fold protein, which produces MRRRTLLAVGATVGAAAGLVGYRSRSDGSEPVIPYAPVGDERLDKRESRARGRIVDFYTAVPAGHGSGRGLPVCLVLHGASKTAADFPALGLGRFLTDAVRRGKAPFVLAGATGDRLQWRPHAGDDPQRMVHEEIPRWCAQRGFDTSRIALLGWSMGGYGSLLLAEADPGFARAVVALSPAVREGDEIFTAAPRLRGTKVGLWCGRQDGLLDDVRALAKALPEPPAAGSFADGRHNFGYWSRCLPAGMDFVSEALRR
- a CDS encoding alpha/beta hydrolase family protein, translated to MRRLAVVLVLLALLLDGFGPVPPASAQEAVVTRTLALARGSDRPLPTTLWYRGHLTGRHPIILFSHGLGGLPRQFAPLAAGWAEAGYVVAAPAYPHTNGLVRVDRRDIPQQHLDAAYVIEAVRALDRAAGDPLAGRLDVNRVGAVGFSAGGTTTLGLFGPGHPAYLRAGVTISGRRPATFGGPPAPLLFLHGDRDRVVPLRAGREAYRLAPPSKQFVIVRGGRHGEFLRPGGPQYGRVSAQILAFLQANVPLAGL
- a CDS encoding SigE family RNA polymerase sigma factor translates to MAGAGFDDFVRSRSTGLLRVAYLLTGDRHAAEDLLQEVLEQMYVRWRRIEGAPEAYARKALVNRATNRWRWRARRPETPLGAEHERAGRDHGDVVAIREVVLGALRDLPPRQRAAVVLRYLDDLPVHEVAEALGCSEGTVKSNASRGLDRLKQVLGPSLVTDGGER